From Rutidosis leptorrhynchoides isolate AG116_Rl617_1_P2 chromosome 3, CSIRO_AGI_Rlap_v1, whole genome shotgun sequence, a single genomic window includes:
- the LOC139901471 gene encoding uncharacterized protein: MAYETTPDLFDEYIKIGEKTAALCQENFCQCVFHLFARQYLRKPTAEDIARLYTFHAQKHGLPGMLGNIDCMHWEWKNCPVAWQGQYTRGDKKGPSVEAVASHDLWIWHAFFGMAGSNNDINVLNFSPLFNTIKDGTAPPSPFEVNGRR; this comes from the coding sequence ATGGCATATGAAACAACTCCTGATTTGTTTGATGAATATATAAAAATTGGGGAGAAAACGGCTGCGTTGTGTCAAGAAAACTTTTGTCAATGCGTATTTCATTTGTTTGCTAGACAGTATTTGCGAAAACCAACTGCCGAAGATATTGCTAGACTTTATACTTTTCATGCACAAAAACATGGTTTACCGGGTATGTTAGGTAAtatcgattgtatgcattgggagtgGAAGAATTGTCCTGTTGCTTGGCAAGGACAATACACAAGAGGTGATAAAAAAGGGCCTTCTGTTGAAGCAGTCGCCTCACACGATTTGTGGATATGGCATGCATTCTTTGGTATGGCAGGTTCGAACAACGACATTAACGTTTTGAATTTTTCTCCATTGTTTAACACTATAAAAGATGGAACTGCTCCACCTTCACCATTTGAAGTAAACGGGCGTCGCTAA
- the LOC139901472 gene encoding ATP synthase subunit a-like, producing the protein METESQASFSIGKETGELAVMETIRMDDMDFFEMVNHFFNNREREVIQNPLAPERGGGGGGRGRLQRRCRRRQHRLKLPTPLPIKKSARDFEGTFKLEFMSNCTNIVKRGKGGYWGKLSSNSRKLPCPILEKDLLRQLTVETFQLAIDPVTVFLTITPNSPLEQFSILPLIPMKIGNLYFSFTNSSLFMLLTLSLVLLLIHFVTKKGGGNLVPNAWQSLVELIYDFMLNLVNEQIGGLSGNVKQKFFPCILVTFTFLLFCNLQGMIPYSFTVTSHFLITLGLSFSIFIGITIVGFQRNGLHFLSFLLPAGVPLPLATFLVLLELISYYFRALSLGIRLFTNMMAGHSLVKILSGFAWTMLCMNDIFYFIGDLGPLFIVLALTGLELGVAILQAYVFTILICIYLNDAINLH; encoded by the exons ATGGAGACGGAGAGTCAGGCTAGTTTTTCGATAGGGAAAGAGACAGGGGAGTTGGCTGTAATGGAGACAATTCGGATGGACGATATGGATTTCTTCGAGATGGTTAACCACTTTTTTAATAACCGTGAGAGGGAGGTCATTCAGAACCCGCTGGCTCCAGaacgcggggggggggggggggggagggggcgGCTCCAGAGGCGCTGCCGCAGGCGCCAGCACCGACTGAAGTTGCCCACCCCGCTCCCGATCAAAAAGAGCGCGCGGGACTTCGAAGGGACATTCAAACTTGAATTCATGAGCAACTGCACGAACATTGTGAAAAGGGGAAAGGGCGGCTATTGGGGAAAACTCTCCTCTAATAGCAGAAAGCTTCCATGCCCTATTTTGGAAAAGGACCTCTTACGACAGTTGACAGTGGAAACTTTCCAGCTAGCGATTGATCCAGTTACCG TGTTTCTTACGATTACGCCCAACAGCCCACTTGAGCAATTTTCCATTCTCCCATTGATTCCTATGAAGATAGGAAACTTGTATTTCTCATTCACAAATTCATCTTTGTTTATGCTGCTAACTCTCAGTTTGGTCCTACTTCTGATTCATTTTGTTACTAAAAAAGGAGGAGGAAACTTAGTACCAAATGCTTGGCAATCCTTGGTAGAGCTTATTTATGATTTCATGCTGAACCTGGTAAACGAACAAATAGGGGGTCTTTCCGGAAATGTTAAACAAAAGTTTTTCCCTTGCATCTTGGTCACTTTTACTTTTTTGTTATTTTGTAATCTTCAGGGTATGATACCTTATAGCTTCACAGTTACAAGTCATTTTCTCATTACTTTAGGTCTCTCATTTTCTATTTTTATTGGCATTACTATAGTGGGATTTCAAAGAAATGGGCTTCATTTTTTAAGCTTCTTATTACCTGCAGGAGTCCCACTGCCGTTAGCAACTTTTTTAGTACTCCTTGAGCTAATTTCTTATTATTTTCGCGCATTAAGCTTAGGAATACGTTTATTTACTAATATGATGGCCGGTCATAGTTTAGTAAAGATTTTAAGTGGGTTCGCTTGGACTATGCTatgtatgaatgatattttttattttatagggGATCTTGGTCCTTTATTTATAGTTCTTGCATTAACCGGTCTGGAATTAGGTGTAGCTATATTACAAGCTTATGTTTTTACGATCTTAATCTGTATTTACTTGAATGATGCTATAAATCTCCATTAA
- the LOC139902836 gene encoding LOW QUALITY PROTEIN: cytochrome c biogenesis CcmF N-terminal-like mitochondrial protein 2 (The sequence of the model RefSeq protein was modified relative to this genomic sequence to represent the inferred CDS: deleted 1 base in 1 codon; substituted 2 bases at 2 genomic stop codons) → METKRPLLRFFVGSPARTQWLGWLVVSGSRENASFMPRVLATARIHSVILPLLHSWTSFLNIVTLPCCVSGTSSIRSGLLAPVHNFATDDTRGIFLWXFFLLMTAISMIIFCQMKQQASVRRTYKKEMVVARSTLVHLRHSARAQACPVMLXKN, encoded by the exons ATGGAAACAAAGAGACCCCTACTTCGCTTTTTTGTTGGATCGCCGGCGCGAACACAGTG GTTGGGGTGGCTGGTGGTTTCGGGATCCCGT GAAAATGCTTCTTTTATGCCTCGGGTATTAGCTACAGCTCGTATTCATTCAGTAATTCTACCCCTTCTTCATTCTTGGACCTCGTTTCTGAATATTGTGACTCTTCCATGCTGTGTCTCAGGAACCTCTTCAATACGGTCCGGATTGCTAGCTCCCGTTCATAATTTTGCTACAGATGATACACGAGGAATCTTTTTATGGTAGTTCTTCCTTCTAATGACCGCCATATCTATGATTATTTTCTGCCAGATGAAGCAGCAGGCATCGGTCCGTAGAACCTACAAAAAAGAGATGGTTGTGGCGCGAAGTACTCTTGTGCACCTACGTCACTCGGCTCGCGCGCAAGCCTGCCCCGTTATGTTATAGAAGAATTGA
- the LOC139902835 gene encoding uncharacterized protein: protein MQRGCIADIGSCGTGFDYASGSVRTKKFRTKESELADRKGEKNKAMPRAPSIRCSSIDEALSLSSRARCNKG from the coding sequence ATGCAAAGAGGATGTATAGCTGATATAGGATCTTGTGGAACAGGATTTGATTATGCAAGCGGTTCGGTACGAACGAAGAAATTTCGAACAAAAGAGTCGGAACTCGCCGATAGGAAAGGAGAAAAAAACAAAGCAATGCCAAGAGCTCCGTCAATCCGCTGTTCATCGATAGACGAAGCTCTCTCTTTATCATCTCGCGCCAGATGCAACAAAGGATGA